From the Synechococcus sp. KORDI-49 genome, the window CCTGGAGACCGGCCTGGGCGACCCGGCGGGCCAGGGACGGGATCGGTTCCCCTGCGAGGGCCTGGACCAGGCCACTGCGCGCGTCCAACGTCACACCCTGCATGCGGCGAAGGCAGAGGGTGAGGCCGCTCAGGCCCTCATCGTTGATCAGCAGATTGGAGCCGGCGCCGATCACACGGCAGGGCAGATCGTTCTGATGCGCCCAGTCCAGCCATGCGGTCGTCTCCTCGATGGTGGTGGGTTCCGCCAGCCACTCCGCCGGTCCGCCTACACGCCAGGTGGTGAACTCGGCGAGAGGAACCTGCTTGCGGGAAGGGAGACCAGGCATTCCGATCAGGCGGCCACCGGTGTCCTGGACAGTCGTGACCACAGGCCGTTCACATCACCGGCTCCCATGGCCAGGACCAGGTCCTCAGGGCGGCTGGCGTCCCGCACGAGGGAGACCAGCTCATCGATGTTGTCGGCCACGTGGACGGGAAGCTCAGGTCTCAGGGCCCGCACACGGTCCGCCAGGGTGCGGCTGCAGACCCCTGCGATCGGTGTCTCACCTGCGGCATAGACCGGGGCCAGCATCAGCGCGTCACAGTTCTGCAGGGCGAGGGCGAATTCACCGAGGAACTCCTGTGTACGGCTGTACCGGTGGGGTTGGAACACGGCCAGCAACCGGCGCGGCGGGCTGGGCAGAGGGCTGCGGCCGCTGTCCACCATCAACCGAGCCATCTCGAGAGTTGCCCTCACTTCGCTGGGGTGATGGGCGTAGTCATCAACGATGTGGCGCCCCTGCCAGGTGCCGCGCAGATCGAAGCGACGCCCTGGGGTCTGCAGCACAGCCAGGCCTCCCATCAGTCGGTCCAGGCTCAGACCTTCCATTCGGCAGGCGGCCAGGGCAGCCGTGGCGTTGCTCAGGTTGTGCAGGCCCGGCATCGGCAGGGTGAACTCACCGACGGCGTTGCCGTTCTCGAAGAAACGGGCACGACAGCGGTCTCCATCCAGCTGCAGAGGCAGGGCGGCGAAGTCGACGTCGTCGCTGTTGCGGACCGACCACCAGGCATCGGCGCGGAAGTGTTCCCGGAGGATCGGATCGTCGTGGTTGGCCAGCAGGCGGCCGCAGCCATTTCCAAAGCGCTGCAGAGTCGTGATCAGGTCGTCCAAACCGCCGTAGTGGTCGGTGTGATCGAGCTCGAGATTGGTGATCAAGCCAAGGCTTGCCTGGAACTTCACCAGTGAGCCATCGGATTCATCCGCTTCCGCGACCAGCAGTCGACCCTGACCGGCATGGCCGTTGCTGCCCAGGCAGGGGACGATCCCGCCGATCACGGCAGTGGGGTCTTCACCGGCCTGATGCAGCAGGGTGGTGATCAGTGAGCTGGTGGTGGTTTTGCCATGGCTGCCGGCCACCGCAATCGACGGCTGCCGGGAGATCAAGGCGGCGAGCAGATCGGAGCGATGCCAGATGTCCAGACCTTTTTCACGGGCCCGCATCAGTTCCGGATTGGTATCGGGGATCGCGGTGCTGATCACCACGATCGGTGCCTGATCGGATGACGCGAGAAGGGCGTTGATGGATGCGGCTGTCTGCTCGGAGAAGATGCGCACCCCGAGTCCGCGCAGGTTCTGCA encodes:
- the murC gene encoding UDP-N-acetylmuramate--L-alanine ligase; this translates as MALLLDSRQPVHFIGVGGIGMSALARILADRGQPVSGSDPRDNPTVQNLRGLGVRIFSEQTAASINALLASSDQAPIVVISTAIPDTNPELMRAREKGLDIWHRSDLLAALISRQPSIAVAGSHGKTTTSSLITTLLHQAGEDPTAVIGGIVPCLGSNGHAGQGRLLVAEADESDGSLVKFQASLGLITNLELDHTDHYGGLDDLITTLQRFGNGCGRLLANHDDPILREHFRADAWWSVRNSDDVDFAALPLQLDGDRCRARFFENGNAVGEFTLPMPGLHNLSNATAALAACRMEGLSLDRLMGGLAVLQTPGRRFDLRGTWQGRHIVDDYAHHPSEVRATLEMARLMVDSGRSPLPSPPRRLLAVFQPHRYSRTQEFLGEFALALQNCDALMLAPVYAAGETPIAGVCSRTLADRVRALRPELPVHVADNIDELVSLVRDASRPEDLVLAMGAGDVNGLWSRLSRTPVAA